The following are encoded together in the Notolabrus celidotus isolate fNotCel1 chromosome 9, fNotCel1.pri, whole genome shotgun sequence genome:
- the tcima gene encoding transcriptional and immune response regulator a, translating into MSTYAPADCRRVSPSVHGCRFDTVHRKKGVANIFENVNQDAVMRLFQKTGDMKAEERVRSIFSFTQDPEETARALMALKQRKKDKFFQIAGMVRQLLKLR; encoded by the coding sequence atGTCCACCTACGCACCAGCTGACTGCCGGCGAGTGAGCCCGTCTGTGCACGGCTGCAGGTTCGACACCGTGCACCGCAAAAAAGGAGTAGCCAACATTTTCGAAAACGTGAACCAGGACGCGGTCATGAGGCTCTTCCAGAAAACGGGCGACATGAAAGCggaggagagggtgaggagCATCTTCTCCTTTACGCAGGACCCGGAGGAGACGGCCCGGGCTCTCATGGCTCtgaagcagaggaagaaagatAAATTCTTCCAGATCGCAGGGATGGTGCGACAGCTGCTCAAACTGCGTTGA